In Oncorhynchus gorbuscha isolate QuinsamMale2020 ecotype Even-year linkage group LG08, OgorEven_v1.0, whole genome shotgun sequence, one genomic interval encodes:
- the LOC124041425 gene encoding molybdenum cofactor sulfurase-like isoform X3 produces the protein MPLQEATEKESLNFNQLCTFESFEEVWSHYGYKSDFKDVIEREFSRTKGITYLDHAGTTLYPESLVREFYQDISRNVYGNPHSHNPSSRLTHDTVEHVRYRILQHFNTTPDKYSVIFTSGCTAALKLVAESFPWRPPTATEPASQFCYLTDNHTSVVGIRGVTSALGVVSLPVSPEEIEARARDVAQSECSSCQTPHLFCYPAQSNFSGRKYSLGYVRGIQARKLYPACDSQGRWFVLLDAASFASCSPLDLQEHPADFVPFSFYKMFGFPTGLGALLVQNDTAALLRKAYFGGGTAAAYLAGENYYVPTPNMANRFEDGTISFLNVIALNHSFDTLHKLTGGMDKVQLHTFGLARYTYMLLSSLCHGNGQPVAQIYSDSEFENPSTQGAILNFNLTDCHGQIVGYSQVDKLASLFNIHVRTGCFCNTGACQLFLGTTNQDVKSNLQAGHVCGDDVDLVDGRPTGSVRVSFGYMSTFRDCQNFLNFIVDCFVEKPVEVDQVKLERLKSNTSSRGSSQCLLTVLTNGEPKHIDNREHASTDPVVNECGGKAITKEEKSQGKAQYLTNIYIYPIKSCAAFEVTDWPVCPLGLLYDRGWMVVNGNGVCLNQKREPRLCLIHPQIFLPSNTLLLQASGMDTISVPLENHNEPHQSHGVCQSKLCGDRVQTVDCGDEAASWLSEFLGQPCRLIRQSPDFIRNMKKGHEKGVSSTALSLVNEAQYLMINHASVDLLQRHITSRQESSDHQPLDIHELVSRFRANLVISGLEPFEEDDWSHLIIGNTHFQVAGRCGRCQMIGVDQNTGAKTKEPLLSLSAYRKGKVTFGVYLVHQSLDGSNATLSVGAPVMSQWSG, from the exons GCAACCCTCACAGCCATAACCCCAGCAGTAGACTGACGCATGACACAGTAGAGCATGTCAGATACAG GATATTGCAGCATTTTAACACCACTCCTGACAAATACTCTGTGATTTTCACCTCTGGCTGTACGGCAGCTCTCAAATTAGTCGCTGAGAGCTTTCCCTGGAGGCCTCCCACTGCTAcggagccagccagtcagttctGCTATCTGACTGATAACCATACTTCGGTGGTCGGCATCAGAGGAGTTACTTCAGCACTGGGAGTggtttctctacctgtctcccccGAGGAGATAGAGGCCAGAGCCAGAGATGTAGCCCAGAGTGAATGCAGCAGTTGCCAGACACCACACCTCTTCTGTTATCCAGCACAGAGCAATTTCTCTGGCAGAAAGTACTCCCTGGGTTACGTGAGGGGCATCCAGGCGAGGAAGCTCTACCCAGCGTGTGACAGCCAGGGCCGGTGGTTTGTCCTGCTGGATGCTGCCTCTTTTGCCAGCTGCTCTCCTCTGGATTTGCAGGAGCACCCAGCGGACTTTGTTCCCTTCTCCTTCTATAAGATGTTTGGCTTCCCCACAGGTTTAGGGGCTCTTCTGGTCCAGAATGACACAGCTGCCCTCCTAAGAAAAGCATACTTTGGTGGGGGTACAGCAGCGGCCTACCTAGCGGGGGAGAACTATTACGTGCCAACGCCAAATATGGCTAACCG GTTTGAAGATGGCACCATCTCTTTCCTGAACGTCATTGCTCTAAATCATAGTTTTGACACTCTACACAAACTCACAG GAGGCATGGACAAGGTCCAGCTGCATACATTTGGTTTAGCACGCTATACTTACATGTTGCTGTCTAGCCTTTGCCATGGCAACGGACAACCAGTTGCTCAGATATACTCCGACAGCGAGTTTGAGAACCCGAGCACGCAGGGAGCCATCCTCAACTTCAACTTGACGGACTGTCACGGACAAATAGTTGGATACTCTCAG GTGGACAAGCTGGCTAGTCTTTTCAATATCCATGTGCGGACAGGTTGCTTCTGCAACACCGGTGCCTGTCAGCTCTTCCTTGGCACCACCAATCAAGACGTGAAGAGCAACCTACAG GCGGGTCATGTCTGTGGAGACGACGTAGACCTGGTTGATGGTCGTCCAACAGGATCTGTACGCGTATCCTTCGGCTACATGTCAACCTTCCGGGACTGCCAAAACTTCTTGAACTTCATCGTGGACTGCTTTGTGGAGAAACCAGTCGAAGTGGACCAAGTGAAACTAGAAAGACTGAAATCGAACACCTCTTCTCGAGGTTCCAGTCAGTGTCTGCTTACTGTGCTTACCAATGGGGAACCTAAACACATAGACAATAGAGAGCATGCCTCTACAGATCCAGTTGTGAACGAATGTGGAGGCAAGGCCATCACCAAGGAAGAAAAGAGCCAAGGGAAGGCCCAGTATCTGACTAATATCTACATATATCCAATCAAATCCTGTGCAGCGTTTGAG GTGACTGACTGGCCAGTGTGCCCTCTGGGACTGCTCTATGACCGGGGCTGGATGGTGGTGAATGGTAATGGAGTGTGTCTGAACCAAAAGAGAGAACCACGCTTATGCCTCATTCATCCGCAGATCTTCCTGCCCTCGAACACACTGCTCCTGCAGGCCTCAG GAATGGACACAATTTCTGTCCCTTTGGAAAACCACAATGAGCCACACCAGAGTCATGGTGTGTGTCAAAGCAAGTTGTGTGGTGACAG GGTGCAAACAGTAGATTGTGGCGATGAAGCTGCATCATGGCTCTCAGAGTTCCTTGGACAGCCTTGTCGTCTGATAAGGCAAAGTCCTGATTTCATTCGCAACATGAAAAAGGGCCATGAAAAAG GGGTCTCGTCCACTGCCCTCTCCTTGGTGAATGAAGCCCAGTATTTAATGATCAACCATGCCAGTGTTGATTTGCTTCAGAGACACATCACCAGCAG ACAGGAATCCTCTGACCATCAGCCTCTTGACATCCATGAGCTTGTTAGTCGGTTTCGTGCCAATTTAGTCATCTCTGGATTGGAGCCATTTGAGGAAGATGATTGGTCACACTTGATTATTGGAAACACCCATTTCCAG GTGGCAGGTCGGTGTGGCAGATGCCAGATGATTGGGGTTGATCAGAACACAGGAGCCAAGACAAAAGagcctcttctgtctctctctgcctatcgCAAGGGGAAG GTGACCTTTGGTGTGTACCTTGTCCACCAATCACTGGATGGCTCCAATGCAACCCTATCTGTTGGCGCTCCTGTAATGTCTCAATGGTCAGGATAA